DNA from Chelonia mydas isolate rCheMyd1 chromosome 3, rCheMyd1.pri.v2, whole genome shotgun sequence:
CTGCCAACCCAACTCTTACAGAGCTAGTGTGAGGAACTCACCCCATCCCAGCCGCTTTCTACATTTTATTCTAGTGTTGATAGTTAAGATTTAGCTTCCTATAGCCCAATGTGGcaccttttgaagtcaatggaagttttgccattggctcaAATGGGAACAAGCTCAGTGCATTAAGTAAAATTGTTCCATATATCAGCTCTGGTGTATTGCAGTGGGTAATTTAGCAAATAGAGGGTTCCCATCTTTTTCAGACCAACCTATTGTCCTGATGCCATGGACCCAGTTATTGCTCTTTTAAATTGGTGTTTATCTATTATTCTATTGTATGAATGGCAATGGGTAACTTTGATGGAAAGAAGAGATATTTTCAAagtatttacaaaataaatttaaagaatttccagttaaacaaaacaatattCTTTTCCGTATGTATAATAGCTAGTAAAATGCTTTCACTAATGCTTGAGACAAATAAAAAGTATCATTAACGGGAAAGAAATTTGTTAAAGCAACAAGTGTTCAATGCGCAGGTAATGAAGTGTGGGCAGATGGTTGAAGTCCCAAATTGCACAGCAGAATGTACATGGTCAAAGGAGCAAGACGGCTAGAGCAAATCCACAAAAGAAACTTAGAACAAGTTTAATATATTCAAAAGGTAGCTCTCAGACGGAAGAATTCATCAGAAAGAATATAAAATACAAGTACTCAGGTGTTAGTGAACTATATAGATACAAAATTATGTATTTCTAGCTCCACTGTTGTGTGTAAATTGAGTAGAACTGTTAACTACTTCAGTTAACGATGGTCTTTCCTTTGACTATATCCTTTACCATTTTAGTATTATATATTTGGATAATTTAATATATCTataaggagtactggtggcaccttagagactagccaatttatttgagctcaaataaattggctagtctctaaggtgccaccagtactccttttctttttgcaaatacagactaactcagctgctactctgaaacctgttaatatatctatatacacaaacacactatTTGTTCTATGTATCAAGTTTGATGGTTTGTTTTGACACAAACAGTCCTGTTTTAATATAATGGAAACTGTTTTATAATATGATGTAAGAATATCTTTGCCTCTAATGATTATTTACCTAATTAAGGGTATATGGAATTAATTTACTCAGACTGCAATTGATGCAGGTTACAGAAACTTTGATTGATAGAAATAGATGCAGCTAGACTTTGGttttaaaatatcattgatgtTTTGGATAGTATGTGGTTGTACGGCCAGACATTTTACAGTTTTTTATGGATAAGGTATTCAAGCTTTTAAGTAGAGGGGCTTGTGAAGTGGCAAAATTAAATTGGTTTGTGTACTGATCACTAAGTTTTCTGTTTCATGGTGTATCTGGATACTCACATATGCATGTGCGATTTCGAGGTTAGGCTAGTGCCAGAATTTACATAATCTTTGTatgtttttccattatttttaatgtttgtgttttgtttcttacTGGCTGTGTTTAATGGGACCTCTCAAATGGCTCTTAGTAAATTTAACTGTAAAGTaacaaagtttttgttttgaaaattcctGTGTTTTACGGAAATAGCTAATTTAATATGATGCCAGACTTCTGTTGTTTCATGTGAAAAACTGTCCAGAAGAAGCTTGAGCATTGGTTAGAGCTGTGACAGGTATGCACAGTTTTTCCCTCcagaatagtaaataataattaaaaaaataccaacTTACATACTGCTTtttgtcagtagatctcaaagcactttacaaagtagcTATGATTGTTTAACCAGCTACCTGCTGGCTCTAATCTGCTTTGCCTACTAGTGGCTTGAAGAAGTTGAAATAGCAGCCAAAGGTAATGCAGTGTAGGGGTATTCTGGccatgcttttttcccctctagccCCATTCCCTATGCCAGTAACAAGAAGGGTAATGATTTAAGGAGTTTCTATGATGGCTGCACTCTATTTGAACATACGTTTTGTACTTGGGTGATCCTTCTGGTGCTGGGCATGCTTCCTTTATAGCTAAAAACCACTGGCAGCGTAGCCCAGAGTGGCTGTACTGCAGTCCAGCAGCTGACGCTTCTGTATTAgcatttttagaaaatgtttcagttttaccCCCATTTGTTCATTTCTAATTAATTTCCTACACCCACACTTTGCTTATATGATGAACTGTTCATTTGTAGTGAACTGACAATCAGAAGATGTAATGAATAGAATTAAGACAAACaaaattataatataattatattatgATAGATATTTACCTATTGGTCACAACTGTATGTCCACTAATGTCAATATGTTATTAATATATTAATGATGGTGGGTTCTGAATTACATGTAACTACTACAGCTAGCATGTACATTAAAGAGCCAGACTCTGCTTCCCATATTGTATACAGCTGCCACTAACATCAGTGGAAGTTGTGTATGCATATCTGAAGACCAAATTTGGTTCCTGAAGTCTCAGCTCAAGCAAAAACAAGTAATCAGCACTATATATATTAAGTTCATTTTAACTTTTAGCTATAATATATGGGACCTGCCCAATCCTTGGTAAATATTGTTTCAAAATAAGTTCCAAAGAATATTTTCCCAGGTTTTTGCTATTATTCTTTGTGAAGAGAACAGATAGAACATGTAACATTGTTATAATATCTTCTCAGAACAGAAAGCTGGAAATCAAACTTTTAttgctctcactgaagtaaaaTGCGGCATTCACCTCTCCAGTATACAAGAGGAGCTGTTTAAGAGCTACAGGTAATAACTTGCTTCACTGTTTGATGAATAACTGTAGGTTATAACTGAAGCCTAAACTTTCCGTGTTTCCCTAAAAAAATAGGGAAATAGTCCCATCAGTAAAAATGTACCCATCAGTCTCTGGATTAATGGTTTTTCTCTAGTATTGGGGAAAAGCATACAGTAATTAAGATCTCTTCTGCATTTTTGATGTGAAACACATTCAAACAAGAACAGCAGCACAAGTCTGGAAGAAAATGCCTGTCCTCCTTGCtcccaaaaagaaagaaaggtttaCTTTAAAGTTGTCCTTGTTAGCTGTTCAGAGTGGCAACACACATTATTTTTGCATTCCTGTGGGCTACAGCAAATTGTCTCTCTTGACTGCCATTGTTTCCTATGGAAGCATAATGGTTTCCATTTATCACAAGCTGACACCATATGGTGTGTGAAATCATACTCCACACTGCAGCATCCAAGGAGATAATGCACGTCACAACTATATATGTTAAAAAAACAGCAATCACCAATAAAACCAAACACTATAACTGGTGTttctattactgaaaaaaaagTACATTCTCAAGAATCATAATCACTTCCACACCCGAAAGTGTTAATTAACTCAAAGTCAGACTTAGTACAGAATATATATGATCAAGATGATTGTGTTCAGCCTAACAAGGAAATCAAttccaccttaaaaaaaaaaaaacaaacccaccccatAATTCTTATAGGCATATAGTTTTCGACAAACATCAAAGTACAGTGCAGCTGTTGTTTTGTCAAAGGAGTACTGTGTTCTCACTGACACCAGTGAATTGTTAGCTTGTGTTTAGTATTGATATTAGACCAAGCAAATGCATTAGCTTGCACAGTGATTCTAGGCTCTCTTCATTTTAGTGACTGATGGTGATCTCAGTGATTCATATGTTTTTATGTGTGGGAGGTAACCTATCCAGAGATTTATCCAGAGGACCTTTCATTGCTGGACATAAAGACTCTTCCTCAGCAGGACGGATAACATCCACCTCAGTTGCCTGAGAAATGTCTGAACTCTTCTGTCCTCTCACAGGGATTCTGGGATATGCCTTGGCTGCTTCTCTGACGTCTGGTTTTGATAAGTGAGTTTCACAGCCTAATGTCTCCTGGGAATTGTGCAGGCAGAGAGTGGGTGAGGTCATTTGGCTTTCCACTGagtttcctttctctgtttttgCCTGTTCCAGTGAGCATGACCCTCTAGCACTCAGGAATACTTCTGTTCCCTGAGGAACTATTGGCCCACTCACTGGTTTTATCTCTGTCCACACAAAAGCTCCATGTCGCTGGAAAGGGAAACAAGGTTGACATTAACCAGGGGAGCATAAGCAGTTAGTAAATGCAGCTGTGATCTGAGTTCATTTATTAGCTCAAGTGCTGGCAAAACATCCACTTGTTTCTTGGTCTCTCTACTGGCCATCAGCCTAGGTCCCCTCCCAATAGCTACAGGCAATGGAATACTGTCTGGCCTGTTAGCCTTTTTTATTCATGAAATGGGGCACAGCAGGAAAACTTGGAGAGaaacaacaaataaaagaaaaaatgcatcTTATTTTCTCTGGTTCACAACCATTCTGTCACTCTGAGTGTGTGACTTGCATATGGCTCTCCTGTGTAAGTCTAATCATATCAGATTTTATTTCTTGCTACATGGGTTGCTATGGATACAATTCTAAACTGCTGCTTTTGTAGGCCAGGAGATTTATGATTGCAACCCAAACGACTTTGTCCATTAGGGTCGCGCAGAAAGGTTCTCTTTTTTATAAACAGAAGTGGGAACAAACAATATGTTTCCAAGAATGGAATTCtgtattttgggcctgattcaaagcctaccggagtcaatggaagtctttccactgatttcaattgcttttggatcaggcccctacaCAGTTAATTATTGATTTGtaagaaacacacaaaaaacttGTAGGCAACAAAGACTGACAAAACTTTTGGATATTTACTTATGGAATGGCTTCAAAATACACATTGGGCCTGGTTTCGATCCCACATTATTTTTACTCCACTGACCTCagatgtaagtgagagcagacacAGACCTATTGGAAATCCAAACTGTGTCATATATCATTAGGGCATTTATCTATTATTATAGGTGCTGGAAACCACGGTGTTACGATGCACATAAACACAGAATGAAATGTTTAAGTTATATTAAAAAGTGTCATTAATATTAAGTCCTGGCAATTCTAAAGCCTGTAACAGTATTTCTTACTTTTAAAACAGTTAGTCGGAAGTTTGTGAATAAACTTACTCCTCCAGCTTCCTGCACGCTATTAATCATACAGGATGCACATTGTCTTACCTTTCCTCGGATGGGTTCATTAGGAGATTTTCTGGCATTGTACTGATGAATAAAGGAGGTCCGCTCCTGTAAAATTGCTGGAAGACTTGTTGATGTTCTAGGAATTGCAAGtggaactggggaaaaaaacccaatattGTTGTAAAGTCAGGGCAAAGATGTATTGTGTGGCCTCATGTTGTACAGCACAGAATCACTGTTTAACAGCACTCACAAGGGTACTAGATGTTGCAcagaaacacaaaagaaaaaaaagacagatgcCTGTCCTGAATTGCTTAAAAAATAAGCGATGGGCTTGACAGACAAGTGAAGATGTAACATATACCAGGAAAGGGAGGGGCAAAGAGGGACATGGATCAGTTACATGACTGTATGGACACTCAGTTTTACATGCATACATACATCATGTTGATTCAAAGGCTTTTTGGAGTGGAAACGAACTCATTCTTCATAGGCAATGCTGCGTaagtattttggtttttaaatgagtGATTTGGATGAGGAGACAATGGAAGCCAGACAAATAGAAATTGGAAGGGCATTCTGAGTATAAGAATTATCAAAGTGAGATATAGAAAACGCCTGTTAGATCACCTAGTACATACAGGAGTGTTCCTGACAATACAGTTCCGAGCACTTAACTTCACTTGGGACTTTTTAATATTATATCCTTCTGTATCACAAGAACAATCTTGGGCACATTGCAACTGGCTTGCCTGTGGGTGGGTGTCAGGAGTGAATGCAAAGAAGCCTTCCTCCCCTTGTGAGTGCCCATAAGGGGGTGAAAAAATGGACCTGCCCCTCTTCACGCTGAAACACAGAGTGGGCCTGGCACATCCAGGAAGCAGGcagcactttctaaaaaaatGGTGCATGGTGTAAACTCGTCCTATGCACCAGAGTAGCAAGACCAGATCTCACACAGATCTCGGGGTAGCTGTTTAGACACTTGCGCATAATTTGATATATTGCCATTTAATTTTACTCTTTATTTAAAATCTTttagccagttttcaatccaGATGACAGTTTTCTGTCCAAGCTAATTGGAATAAATTTTGCAGTTACTACTTCATGACACAGACTAAAATGCTATACTGAAATATGCTGCATATGTACAGtataaatacataattttaaagCGTAATTCAATTAAACACACCCTAAATTTTCAAATAGGACTactgattttgagtgcccaacttgatacaatttaaaggggcctgattttctgggAACAAATGCTTCATGctttctgcaaatcaggctcCTTAAAGGTATcccaaactgggcacccaaaatcactagtcaccttTGAAAAATGTAGACCACATGTGCTTTCATTTGCACAGTGTTAACAGATCTAAATTGCTGCAGCAGTTAGGacacacattttgaaaataaacactgaatATGGGATCAGAACTGAAATCTTATGTTTACAATAAAGACCTTTATCATGTGACTTGAACCATATGGGCAAATATGAACTTCACTACAGTATCAAGGCCTAAATTTGGTGGAAATTCAATTATTCTTAAAGGGTATaagttaaaaatgattttattcttTGTGTTAAGAAAAATTTAAAGACAATTGGTTAATTGGCCCTACCTATCGAAAACTTAGCTCTTCTACAGTACTTTTTGCTTCATGATCTCAAATAGCTTTGCAAAGGAAGGTGTGGATCATTATCaacattttacagatgcggaaactgaggcagagtgatgAGCTGGCTAAGATCTTTGTTGCACATCAAGTCAGcggagagctgggaacagaacccaataTTTTCCCATTGTGCCAAGATGTTTAAAGTTGCTAATGTTCCATCTTCTATTTCATCCAGTTTTTACTTGGATATACTCATAAGAGAGCACAGCACATATggaggatattttaaaaatattttaaattcataactgtaTGATAAAACAGAATGATACAGAAGTTTCACAACAATAAGGGGCCTGATCAACTCCTTCTAAcaccaatggaaagactcccatggactttGGAGGGAGCTGGATTGGGCCTTTAATCATTAAAAGGAAAACAGTAAAGAGGGCAGGCAAGGAATAAAGGGGGCAATGGGGGCTGAACGATCCTCTCCGCCCTAGAGATGGTCCCTTCTCATCATTGCTCAAGCACACCAGCAGGGAAGTGTGAACAAGTTTATGCTTATGTTGCCCATGCTGTGTCTGTTCTGGGGATAAACGGAGAAATTGAGTCTCCAATGCTGTCAGCAGGGCACTGGTCATGAGCACTAAAACTCACATAAATACACTGAGGAAATGGTACCAAAAAATGTCAGTACACCAATGAATACATCAATACATTCACCCTAACTCAGAGTACATGAGCACAGTGTACAAACAGTGTTCATGGGCACCATACAGAGACAAAGGGCAAATCAGGCACAAAGATGATAACTTACTGTCTTTTGGTAGAATCATATTTGAGGAAACAAGATAAATCACTGAGTGGACATGGAAATGGAAGTCAATAATGTGTTCTGCAAGATCAGCATAAGGTGGATTTTGAGtctatgtttaagtgctttgatgcCAGATATATCAAGTTTAGATGAATATGCAGATCACTTTGTAAAATTAATCTTCCAGTCTTTTTGCAAGTTGCAAACTCTTTCAACTAGTTTTTAGTTACCGGAGGTTTAGGATCCAGCTAGCATTTAGCAGTACATTGTTCTGGCACAAGCTAATAGTATTACATTTTGCTGATATGTTAAAAGTGGCAAATTAGCACTCAAAAGACTCTGAAGAGGCATCATTTGCACTATTTGAGGGAGCAGTTTCCAGGGATTAAAACTCGGGACTGGAAGTCTTGCTTGGTTGCtgctttgctgtgtgactttgcgTAGGATAGGTAACctattgtgcctcagtttccctatccaCAAAGGGGGAGTAATGATCCCTACCTTCCCTACAGAA
Protein-coding regions in this window:
- the C3H2orf73 gene encoding uncharacterized protein C2orf73 homolog isoform X2, whose amino-acid sequence is MHCRKKAPPHPLPNTYRIFNIDIPEVNMKIEKVNGEYIPKKNKQSFQHSYLPEWRNNPQPRYAKLINTNVRFLNEPIYYMETEGTMAKKHHWWPSGEPCVYHYSPPYDRQSTQRNDFQKPTCTLSSPTKYSSKLQPSCGIVPLAIPRTSTSLPAILQERTSFIHQYNARKSPNEPIRGKRHGAFVWTEIKPVSGPIVPQGTEVFLSARGSCSLEQAKTEKGNSVESQMTSPTLCLHNSQETLGCETHLSKPDVREAAKAYPRIPVRGQKSSDISQATEVDVIRPAEEESLCPAMKGPLDKSLDRLPPTHKNI
- the C3H2orf73 gene encoding uncharacterized protein C2orf73 homolog isoform X3, coding for MKIEKVNGEYIPKKNKQSFQHSYLPEWRNNPQPRYAKLINTNVRFLNEPIYYMETEGTMAKKHHWWPSGEPCVYHYSPPYDRQSTQRNDFQKPTCTLSSPTKYSSKLQPSCGIVPLAIPRTSTSLPAILQERTSFIHQYNARKSPNEPIRGKRHGAFVWTEIKPVSGPIVPQGTEVFLSARGSCSLEQAKTEKGNSVESQMTSPTLCLHNSQETLGCETHLSKPDVREAAKAYPRIPVRGQKSSDISQATEVDVIRPAEEESLCPAMKGPLDKSLDRLPPTHKNI